The following proteins are encoded in a genomic region of Sphingobacteriales bacterium:
- the serA gene encoding phosphoglycerate dehydrogenase has product MAKEVSFPKDKIKILLLEGLHQSAFNEFHKKGYTSIVSSKDAMTEEELLNCIEQYHIIGIRSKTTLTAPVLEKAKKLMTIGCFCIGTNQVDLKKATELGIPVFNSPYSNTRSVAELIIGNSIMLLRRIPEKNKYMHENNWQKTAKGSYELRGKTIGIVGYGHIGTQVSVMAEGMGLKVIYFDVEPKLPLGNASSVDTLEELMEKADIISLHVPATAQTKNMIGAKEFALMKDGVIFQNLARGTVVDIDALRNAVVSGKVGGAAIDVFPSEPKQNGKGFESPLVGLDNVILTPHVGGSTQEAQENIGTEVAVKLTGFLDNGSTLGSKTVPEISLSIQHNTRRVLHIHHNVPGVLSEMNSILSKHNVNILGQYLKTNETIGYVVLDVDANADLEMMEDLKKVNNTIKTRILY; this is encoded by the coding sequence ATGGCAAAAGAAGTTTCATTTCCTAAAGACAAAATTAAAATCCTCCTGCTCGAAGGATTACATCAAAGCGCCTTCAATGAGTTCCATAAGAAAGGATACACCTCCATCGTCAGCTCTAAAGATGCCATGACGGAAGAAGAGCTGCTGAATTGTATTGAACAGTATCATATTATTGGCATTCGTTCCAAAACTACCTTAACCGCACCGGTGCTCGAAAAGGCAAAGAAACTGATGACCATCGGATGTTTCTGTATCGGCACCAACCAGGTGGATTTGAAAAAAGCTACTGAACTGGGCATCCCTGTTTTTAATTCCCCTTATTCCAATACACGCTCCGTTGCTGAATTAATCATCGGAAATTCCATCATGCTGCTTCGCCGTATTCCGGAAAAGAACAAATACATGCATGAAAACAACTGGCAGAAGACAGCTAAAGGCAGCTATGAACTGCGCGGTAAAACGATTGGCATCGTCGGCTACGGACATATCGGAACACAGGTATCTGTAATGGCGGAAGGCATGGGATTGAAAGTAATTTATTTCGACGTTGAGCCGAAACTTCCGCTGGGCAATGCATCTTCCGTTGACACATTAGAGGAGTTGATGGAAAAAGCCGATATCATTTCACTGCATGTGCCGGCTACGGCACAAACCAAAAATATGATAGGCGCGAAGGAATTTGCGCTGATGAAAGATGGCGTGATCTTTCAAAATCTCGCACGCGGTACGGTGGTCGATATAGACGCATTAAGAAATGCGGTTGTCAGCGGAAAAGTAGGCGGCGCCGCAATTGATGTTTTTCCTTCGGAACCCAAGCAAAACGGCAAAGGGTTTGAGTCGCCGTTAGTAGGATTGGACAATGTGATACTGACGCCACATGTAGGCGGAAGCACACAGGAAGCCCAGGAAAACATAGGCACGGAAGTGGCGGTAAAGCTGACGGGATTCCTGGACAACGGCAGCACTCTCGGGTCCAAAACCGTTCCTGAAATCAGTCTTTCGATACAACACAACACCAGACGTGTCTTACACATCCATCATAATGTTCCGGGTGTATTGAGTGAGATGAACTCTATCTTATCCAAACACAATGTCAACATTCTAGGACAATACCTGAAAACGAACGAGACTATAGGTTATGTCGTATTAGATGTGGATGCCAACGCAGATCTGGAAATGATGGAAGACCTGAAAAAGGTAAACAATACGATTAAGACCAGAATCCTGTACTAA
- a CDS encoding DUF2461 family protein — protein sequence MIHSKKFKDSFGDLTAESKLKRPPKGYDEHNEAIEYIKLKGFTVFKKLDDDFFLSNELVRKSTELCLLSRPFVDFLNAAIE from the coding sequence ATCATCCATTCGAAAAAATTCAAAGACAGCTTCGGTGATTTAACTGCCGAAAGCAAACTGAAACGACCGCCCAAAGGGTATGACGAGCATAATGAAGCGATTGAATACATCAAACTGAAAGGTTTTACTGTATTTAAAAAACTAGACGATGATTTTTTCCTGTCGAATGAACTGGTCAGAAAAAGTACGGAACTTTGCCTGTTGTCCAGACCTTTTGTCGATTTCCTGAATGCCGCGATTGAGTAA
- a CDS encoding DUF2461 domain-containing protein: protein MLSNDTLKFLKELKKNNNKPWFEANRKRYENAQNEIKNFIAGWINMLGKKDSSIAQLDPKKCLFRIHRDVRFSSDKSPYKNNLGAYLSKSGKSGSNAGYYLHLEPGNCFFGAGYYMPLPEDLQKIRQEIDYNFGDFKKSSIRKNSKTASVI from the coding sequence ATGCTGTCAAATGATACGCTGAAATTCTTAAAAGAGTTAAAGAAGAACAACAACAAACCCTGGTTTGAAGCAAACAGAAAGCGTTACGAAAATGCACAGAATGAAATAAAGAATTTTATCGCCGGATGGATCAACATGTTGGGAAAGAAGGATTCGTCCATTGCACAGCTGGATCCCAAGAAATGCCTGTTCCGCATTCACCGCGATGTGCGGTTTTCTTCTGATAAAAGCCCGTACAAAAACAACCTGGGCGCCTATCTCAGCAAAAGCGGGAAAAGTGGCAGCAACGCCGGCTACTACCTCCACCTTGAACCGGGCAACTGTTTCTTCGGCGCAGGGTATTACATGCCCCTGCCGGAAGACCTCCAGAAAATAAGACAGGAAATTGATTATAATTTCGGAGATTTTAAAAAATCATCCATTCGAAAAAATTCAAAGACAGCTTCGGTGATTTAA
- a CDS encoding Rrf2 family transcriptional regulator codes for MLSKKTKYAINALVYLAKKPAREPVLISEIAEQEHIPKKFLETILLDLRNAGILNSKKGKGGGYYLIKHPSEVNLAEIIRYFDGAIGLLPCVTHKYYEKCDECKDEITCGIRHAFLAIRNETVEMLKKDTLEVLIKNELKLKKHAVK; via the coding sequence GTGCTCTCTAAAAAAACCAAATACGCCATCAACGCTCTTGTGTATCTCGCGAAAAAGCCGGCCAGGGAGCCGGTTTTAATCAGTGAGATAGCCGAGCAGGAACACATCCCGAAAAAATTCCTGGAAACCATCCTGCTCGATTTGCGCAACGCCGGAATCTTAAATTCCAAAAAAGGCAAAGGAGGAGGTTATTACCTGATTAAACACCCCTCGGAAGTCAACCTGGCGGAAATCATCCGATATTTTGACGGAGCCATCGGCCTGTTGCCCTGCGTCACCCATAAATACTATGAAAAATGTGATGAATGCAAGGATGAAATCACGTGCGGTATCCGGCATGCGTTTCTCGCCATCCGGAATGAAACGGTAGAGATGCTGAAAAAAGACACCCTCGAGGTGCTGATTAAAAATGAACTGAAACTGAAGAAACATGCTGTCAAATGA
- a CDS encoding MBL fold metallo-hydrolase, translating into MRFIFLGTGTSQGIPVITCHCAVCASSDSRDKRTRTSLLIQSATTSVVIDTGPDFRQQMLREKVQDLDAVVFTHGHKDHVAGLDDIRPFNYLLNKTIDVYAEDAVQEILRNEFSYAFKPQDYPGVPQIALKAMGEEPFSIGDIHFIPVRVMHKQLPVLGFRINDFTYITDANYIAAGELEKIRGTKILVLNALRREKHFSHFNLQEALDKVSEIKPQQAYFTHISHHLGLHEAVERELPETIHLAYDGLSISL; encoded by the coding sequence ATTCGTTTTATATTTTTAGGTACCGGCACTTCACAGGGTATTCCTGTCATTACCTGCCATTGTGCTGTATGTGCCTCTTCGGACAGCAGAGATAAACGCACCCGTACGTCTTTGTTGATACAATCTGCGACCACTTCTGTTGTAATCGATACCGGCCCCGATTTTCGTCAGCAGATGCTCCGTGAAAAAGTACAGGATTTGGATGCCGTCGTGTTCACACACGGGCATAAGGATCATGTCGCCGGTTTGGATGATATCCGTCCGTTCAATTATTTGCTCAATAAAACCATTGACGTGTATGCGGAGGATGCCGTTCAGGAAATACTGAGAAATGAATTTTCGTATGCATTCAAACCGCAGGATTATCCGGGAGTGCCGCAGATTGCTTTAAAGGCAATGGGTGAAGAACCCTTTAGTATCGGGGACATTCATTTCATCCCGGTTCGGGTGATGCATAAACAGCTTCCTGTTTTAGGATTCAGGATAAATGATTTTACCTATATCACGGATGCCAATTATATTGCTGCAGGTGAACTGGAGAAAATTAGAGGAACGAAAATTTTAGTACTGAATGCATTGAGAAGGGAAAAGCATTTTTCGCATTTCAATCTGCAGGAAGCATTGGATAAAGTGTCAGAGATAAAACCGCAACAAGCCTATTTTACGCATATTTCACATCATCTTGGCTTACACGAAGCTGTGGAACGCGAATTGCCGGAAACCATACATCTGGCTTACGACGGATTGTCGATAAGTTTATAA
- a CDS encoding redoxin domain-containing protein produces the protein MIKHFLLWAITLFSFLSVQAEKLRISISDSLLTKPAYLWIKYYENGILSTKDSVLVSNENKDSLLFDMANYKGYCELHYKKNDKDGLGFLFNPLEKNVKLELKIVLEKKELIITNSLDNIIGNQLIDISNKIYEALNKIQYNAATLSRFDSLYLNKSLGFERQREKLHDAMNLMCDSASKDNAVLFASVLADFLKIPSAATTPELKKYFDNYDAMLHWHYFDYIDFKNPLILNHPVFNAKIIKYFSDYCDNSNISLNEGIDILMKKSQANETVRNYVFNFLVDYFLKRNNDPEVAYLNEQYADGCGIKLSTEKLKEFSGIIQTQTGAKIPDVISYDAKNEIRSLYNEAEKNKFTVVYIWMSSCHACQTKTPQLMEMLAQFQKKGVGILSVSLDEKKENWLLAIQKYKIERWINVAELKPVQESSVIPKLNIRTTPKLFIIDNTGKIIAKDVFGSDLQAMLNQLLK, from the coding sequence ATGATAAAACATTTCTTGCTGTGGGCAATTACCCTTTTTAGTTTCCTTTCAGTTCAGGCTGAAAAATTACGAATCAGCATTTCTGACAGTTTACTCACTAAACCGGCATACCTCTGGATTAAATACTACGAAAACGGTATACTTTCCACAAAAGATTCTGTTCTGGTCAGCAATGAGAATAAGGATAGTCTTTTATTTGATATGGCCAATTATAAAGGCTACTGCGAGCTACACTACAAAAAAAATGACAAAGATGGACTGGGCTTCTTATTCAATCCGCTTGAAAAGAATGTCAAACTTGAATTAAAAATTGTGCTGGAAAAAAAAGAACTGATAATTACCAATTCTCTGGATAATATTATCGGAAATCAACTAATTGATATATCCAATAAGATTTACGAGGCACTGAATAAAATCCAGTATAATGCAGCTACCCTAAGCCGGTTTGACTCTTTATACCTGAACAAATCACTCGGGTTCGAGAGACAGCGAGAAAAACTGCACGATGCCATGAACCTGATGTGCGACTCTGCATCCAAAGATAATGCTGTATTATTTGCTTCTGTGCTTGCAGATTTTTTGAAAATACCCTCTGCTGCGACTACTCCTGAATTAAAGAAATATTTCGACAACTATGATGCCATGCTGCACTGGCATTATTTTGATTATATTGACTTCAAAAATCCGCTAATTCTGAATCATCCTGTATTTAACGCCAAAATAATCAAATACTTTTCTGATTACTGCGACAACTCCAATATTTCTCTGAATGAAGGAATTGATATCCTGATGAAAAAAAGTCAGGCTAATGAGACGGTGAGAAATTATGTCTTTAATTTTCTTGTTGACTACTTCCTGAAACGCAATAATGACCCTGAGGTTGCCTATCTGAATGAGCAATACGCTGATGGCTGCGGGATAAAGCTTTCGACTGAAAAATTAAAAGAATTTTCAGGTATCATACAAACACAGACCGGCGCTAAAATTCCAGATGTAATTTCATATGATGCAAAAAATGAAATACGTTCTTTATATAATGAAGCGGAAAAGAATAAATTCACCGTCGTTTACATTTGGATGTCTTCCTGTCATGCCTGTCAGACTAAAACTCCACAGTTGATGGAAATGCTTGCGCAGTTTCAAAAGAAAGGTGTAGGGATTTTATCTGTTTCGCTGGACGAAAAAAAAGAAAACTGGCTGCTGGCTATCCAGAAATACAAAATTGAAAGATGGATAAACGTTGCTGAGCTAAAACCTGTTCAGGAATCATCGGTAATTCCAAAATTAAACATCCGTACAACGCCAAAATTGTTCATTATTGACAATACCGGAAAAATTATTGCAAAAGATGTGTTCGGATCTGATTTACAGGCCATGCTTAACCAACTGCTAAAATAA
- a CDS encoding T9SS type A sorting domain-containing protein has product MTILRFYLSFWLIVWLGNANAANELYLKGQTPAISSATPTLYNNGALIYVNGDITMQDALFVNTGGTTNGIELTGNWANNQPGGNNKYQSTGAERFSGTSDQTISGVMNGTAGNDNQFYNLYIDKSGSTGEYVSLLNDVHINASGLLTFENSNGIIRTQSASVGTSDITYTGNYSNYLYILNPSASAITGHSTGSGAVTRYIEGKLKRQVNAATIYFFPVGVNKSYLGGMNAFSLSFTSAPASTGILSYLEIGSQNLIDPDVFTDVAKVDNNPLSINYFSTCTGAPDGITDWARLTEKISHQWNITPDNATSYNYSITVFPSSNLEGSANYYSVPCSPNYKMQYIARNGIPGGNLATYQPAAGFQNELGYFMGPTGKTLPSQTSFSNYRLWGAVDANTLLPVELINFTLTILNNESFLLNWSTASEFNNLGFEVQRSTNAVDFETIGWIAGNGNSNHINSYSLEDKNVHAGVVYYYRLKQVDINNKFSYSPILEGKLYEVQGYLISDFFPNPTSDYSSLTIVSPEQTILILDVYDILGQVVVRMQRNISAGFNTLTYDLSALPNAAYVAEFKTANKVFTKKIIKR; this is encoded by the coding sequence ATGACCATTCTTCGATTTTACCTGTCCTTTTGGCTTATTGTCTGGTTAGGAAATGCTAATGCAGCAAATGAATTATATCTAAAAGGACAGACTCCAGCCATATCTTCTGCAACACCAACCTTGTATAATAACGGAGCTCTCATTTATGTAAACGGAGATATCACAATGCAGGATGCATTATTTGTAAATACCGGTGGAACAACAAATGGTATTGAGTTAACCGGAAACTGGGCAAACAATCAGCCTGGTGGAAATAACAAATATCAAAGTACGGGTGCTGAACGATTCTCCGGAACATCAGATCAAACAATTTCAGGCGTGATGAATGGTACTGCAGGAAATGATAATCAGTTTTATAATCTCTATATTGACAAGTCCGGTTCGACAGGTGAATACGTCAGCCTGTTGAATGATGTACATATCAATGCATCTGGCTTGCTGACATTTGAAAACAGCAATGGCATAATAAGAACTCAGTCAGCTTCTGTTGGTACCAGCGATATAACTTATACAGGTAATTACTCCAACTATTTATATATTTTGAACCCGTCTGCTTCAGCTATAACAGGCCACAGTACGGGCAGCGGTGCAGTAACAAGATATATTGAAGGGAAACTGAAACGTCAGGTGAATGCAGCCACTATCTATTTCTTCCCTGTTGGCGTAAATAAATCCTATTTAGGCGGCATGAACGCATTTTCACTTTCCTTCACAAGTGCTCCTGCATCAACCGGTATATTGTCTTATCTGGAGATTGGCAGTCAGAATCTTATTGACCCGGATGTATTTACCGATGTGGCCAAAGTAGACAACAACCCGTTAAGCATAAACTATTTTTCTACCTGTACCGGTGCTCCGGATGGCATAACAGACTGGGCGAGATTGACAGAAAAAATTTCACACCAATGGAATATCACTCCTGATAATGCCACTTCTTACAATTATTCCATTACAGTGTTTCCAAGCTCGAATTTAGAAGGATCTGCCAATTATTACTCCGTTCCATGTTCTCCAAACTACAAAATGCAATACATTGCCAGAAACGGAATACCAGGCGGCAATTTAGCTACCTATCAGCCGGCAGCGGGATTTCAGAATGAACTGGGTTATTTCATGGGACCTACAGGTAAAACGCTTCCAAGCCAGACATCTTTCTCAAACTACAGATTATGGGGTGCTGTTGATGCGAATACGTTATTACCGGTAGAACTTATTAATTTCACCCTTACCATTCTGAACAATGAATCATTCTTATTAAACTGGTCCACTGCTTCAGAATTCAACAACCTGGGTTTTGAAGTACAGCGCAGTACAAATGCCGTAGATTTTGAAACTATCGGTTGGATAGCAGGCAATGGAAATTCCAATCATATTAATTCTTACTCACTGGAAGATAAGAATGTACACGCCGGAGTGGTCTATTACTACCGACTAAAGCAAGTAGATATCAATAATAAATTTTCATATTCTCCAATTTTAGAAGGTAAGCTATACGAAGTACAAGGCTATCTAATTTCAGATTTTTTTCCAAATCCTACTTCCGACTATTCATCGTTAACAATAGTTTCTCCTGAGCAGACGATACTCATTCTTGATGTATATGACATCTTAGGTCAGGTTGTAGTACGAATGCAAAGAAATATCTCAGCCGGATTTAATACACTGACATACGATTTATCCGCTCTGCCAAATGCTGCTTATGTTGCAGAATTTAAAACAGCAAATAAAGTTTTTACTAAGAAAATAATTAAACGATAA